In Desulfovibrio aminophilus, the DNA window AGGCCGCCGACCGGCTGGACCGCCTGGGCCCGGCCACCCTGCCGGAACTGGCGGCCCAGCTGGACGTGTCGCGCCAGTTCGCCCGCGCCGTGTGCAACGAAATGCGGGACGCGGGCCTGCTGGAGTTCACGGACAACCCGCGCCACAAACGCTCCCGGCTCGCGGCCCTCACCAGCGCGGGCCGCACCGCCCTGGCCGACGCCCGCGCAAAGGAGGCGGCCATCATCCAGGACGTCCTGCCGGACCTGGACGCGGCCTCCGTCACCGCCGCCCAGAACCTGCTCCAGCGCATCCGCCACCGCCTCCCCGGCTTCGCCGGTTCATAGAAAGCCCCCTTCGGGGGGCACCAAAAAGGCGGGAGATTCGCTATACTTCATTCATAAAACGAAGCATAGTCAGCCCATGAAACGGCTTCCTCTCGTGGTGCACACCCTCTATGCCGAGCTGGCCGACCTCTGCCGCGCCGAGCCGCCCGCGCCCTGGCCCCTGAGCGGGTCCCTGGTGCGCGTGCCGGTGAAGACGCAGGAGCATTGGTATTATCAGAAGAGCCGCCGGACCTCGCCGGGGCCGTACCAGCAGCGGGGATACCTGGGACCGGTGT includes these proteins:
- a CDS encoding MarR family winged helix-turn-helix transcriptional regulator gives rise to the protein MPRAAKTPATGGQIHDLLREVFALRHTLAQVMDQVHERAGMRTPQIKAADRLDRLGPATLPELAAQLDVSRQFARAVCNEMRDAGLLEFTDNPRHKRSRLAALTSAGRTALADARAKEAAIIQDVLPDLDAASVTAAQNLLQRIRHRLPGFAGS